Proteins from a genomic interval of Rubinisphaera italica:
- a CDS encoding GspE/PulE family protein: MNLEPLLQRILTPENWEQLQSLVDADGMRADEVAIESGLLNEDQWLAAIGEEFGLDVVNLRNQEIDRDLLARFPTKTIFRHELLPYARQNGHAQVAVGDPAHLELVDELSTQSGIPLIPVLARRREIAEKIRELLGVGGDTINELVRIQSDEDDFDPLEGLDHEQGELAESAQAPSVIRLVNELLVEAVNQKASDVHIEPHEKGLVIRFRVDGMLRVQAVPPEINRFAGAIVTRMKIMSRLNIAEKRLPQDGRIKLRVAGREIDVRVSIIPMIHGEGIVLRLLDKDRMVFDLEHVGMPAEIRKPFNQLIRLPHGIILVTGPTGSGKSTTLYSALNEIKSPETKIITVEDPVEYHSSGISQIQVHSKIGLTFAAGLRSILRHDPDVILIGEVRDGETAISAIQASLTGHLVFSTLHTNDAPSAMTRLIDMGVEPYLVASTVEGVLAQRLIRRLCPHCKVPHQPHAEELPPDFRSDIPRELFQAVGCRECTEIGYSGRIGIYELMQNDNTIRELTINRASAGVIRSHAIKQGMSTLRQCGWDLVTKGVTSVDEVLRVTKGDSLS; the protein is encoded by the coding sequence ATGAATCTTGAACCCCTCTTGCAGCGAATTTTAACTCCTGAAAACTGGGAGCAATTACAATCGCTTGTCGATGCTGATGGGATGCGAGCGGATGAAGTGGCGATTGAGTCGGGACTTCTCAACGAAGACCAATGGCTGGCAGCTATTGGCGAAGAATTTGGGCTGGATGTGGTCAATTTGCGGAATCAGGAAATCGATCGCGACCTGCTCGCTCGCTTTCCGACCAAAACGATTTTTCGTCATGAATTGCTACCCTATGCTCGACAAAACGGTCATGCTCAGGTTGCAGTTGGTGATCCTGCTCATCTTGAACTGGTCGATGAACTGAGTACGCAAAGCGGGATCCCACTCATTCCCGTTCTCGCGCGTCGTCGTGAAATCGCCGAGAAAATTCGCGAACTTCTTGGTGTTGGCGGCGATACGATCAACGAACTGGTTCGCATTCAAAGCGACGAAGACGATTTCGATCCGCTCGAAGGACTTGATCACGAACAGGGAGAACTAGCTGAGTCTGCCCAGGCACCTTCTGTCATCCGACTCGTCAATGAACTGCTCGTCGAAGCCGTCAATCAGAAGGCGAGCGATGTGCACATCGAGCCTCACGAAAAAGGGCTTGTGATCCGCTTTCGTGTCGATGGGATGTTGCGGGTTCAAGCGGTGCCACCGGAGATTAATCGGTTTGCCGGGGCGATTGTCACCCGCATGAAAATCATGTCTCGACTCAACATTGCCGAGAAACGATTGCCGCAGGATGGTCGTATCAAACTGCGAGTCGCCGGTCGTGAAATCGATGTGCGTGTTTCAATCATTCCGATGATTCACGGCGAAGGCATCGTGCTGCGTCTGCTCGATAAAGATCGCATGGTGTTCGATCTCGAACACGTTGGCATGCCAGCCGAGATTCGTAAGCCCTTCAATCAACTGATCCGACTCCCTCACGGTATCATTCTGGTGACTGGGCCAACAGGAAGCGGAAAATCGACGACGCTTTACAGTGCATTGAATGAAATCAAATCTCCCGAGACAAAAATCATTACTGTTGAAGATCCCGTAGAATATCATTCGTCGGGAATCAGTCAGATTCAGGTTCACTCAAAAATCGGTCTGACGTTTGCCGCTGGACTTCGCAGTATTCTGCGTCACGATCCCGATGTGATTCTGATTGGGGAAGTCCGCGATGGCGAAACCGCCATCTCTGCCATCCAGGCCTCGCTAACCGGTCACCTCGTTTTCAGCACACTGCATACAAACGATGCCCCCAGTGCGATGACGCGACTAATCGACATGGGAGTGGAGCCGTATCTGGTTGCGAGTACTGTTGAAGGCGTACTCGCACAACGGTTGATACGACGACTGTGCCCGCATTGCAAAGTCCCGCATCAGCCTCATGCAGAAGAACTGCCCCCCGATTTCCGCAGCGATATTCCCCGCGAACTCTTTCAAGCCGTCGGCTGCCGCGAATGTACGGAAATTGGTTACAGCGGACGAATCGGTATCTATGAACTGATGCAGAACGACAATACGATTCGTGAATTGACCATCAACCGCGCCTCTGCGGGCGTCATTCGCTCACACGCCATCAAACAGGGCATGTCCACACTTCGCCAATGCGGCTGGGATCTCGTCACTAAAGGTGTGACTAGTGTTGATGAAGTTCTCCGCGTGACTAAGGGCGACAGTTTAAGCTGA
- a CDS encoding secretin N-terminal domain-containing protein: protein MFKQCSDWIRLTFPAVFMMSILTVSVQAQNEPPAGNGQESLESLLDLFGEGPAPEKPATPPPGSPVDPPKSPEPAQAIPAPANSTASQSMPTGETVREAPAGMLQFNFRFANWEDVLRTLADVSGLTLDMQTTPPGSFSYFDKEPKTPVEALDILNGYLIQRGYILVRRDKFLIVTNIENGIPANLVPTIDLEDLPNRGSNELIRIVFDLNSSRAEDLVEDVRSQLGPQGEVVSMGATNRLVVTGLGQNLRRVDKLLAGSKLAAGPNDLNFRAFTLKHIPAADAEPTIRALLGVQLSMDSNSSSSSRSSRGGSDPRSQFMEMMAQRMRGGDDGGRGRGDSGRSSSDSSSSSTAGQARITVDSRTNSLLIAAKQADLLIVEQAIEQIDLPAREGQTQFKETGGMVLRVYEIEEGELDEIAQTLMAMVPGVMINEDDRADVLHVVGTEAAQREIAELIRTIIGKGSSNDVGIVPLFRLDPDWALLTLSNLFANEAEPPIIQPDLYGQNLIVRGNSDHLLQVKTLILQMSQAAGNQQEIFGVNSGPVRQIPLGGQDPADLLPMLQQMWKSSGRTPLRIVRPEDREPVRQETTEPKSQSEENDSVQFERNITLTTIPVVFQAEEKVEEPKAEEKKSPPVEETGISLTIIGDQLIISGQNETELNALQSMITKILQQYASKTKWTIYYLRSSEATATAEMLRQLFPDIDVSGTTSSSSTSSFGSRLTTQAAVQPVTAESIRIIPETRSNALYISGPADRVREIEDVLQVLDSSELPESFRNRVARSIPVKYASVDDVAGVLKEVFVDLLPQQTQSRRGPGGGDDGGTSLVAGELTLGVDSNTSQIIVSCNETLFRQVEDLVNSLDEAAREAKRTVRVVNLDYANAADVQKTLGTLIPKVTFSTSSSGRVSTSTSNSNNSSSNTSSGSRDGGSDRSSSSSDDSRRRFFEDMMRRRSEGGGGSPFGGGSPFGGSRYGGDRGRGR from the coding sequence ATGTTCAAACAATGTTCTGACTGGATTCGCCTGACTTTTCCTGCCGTTTTTATGATGAGCATACTAACCGTCTCTGTTCAGGCTCAAAATGAACCGCCAGCTGGGAATGGTCAGGAATCGCTGGAATCCTTGCTCGATTTATTCGGTGAAGGGCCTGCACCGGAGAAGCCAGCAACGCCACCGCCCGGTTCACCCGTTGATCCCCCGAAATCTCCCGAGCCTGCCCAGGCAATTCCTGCACCTGCAAACTCGACGGCTTCTCAATCAATGCCAACTGGAGAAACTGTTCGCGAAGCTCCTGCAGGCATGTTGCAATTCAACTTCCGGTTTGCAAACTGGGAAGATGTGTTGCGAACTCTGGCCGATGTGTCCGGTTTGACTCTGGACATGCAGACCACGCCTCCTGGCTCCTTCTCCTACTTTGATAAAGAACCGAAAACGCCGGTCGAAGCTCTCGACATTTTGAATGGATATCTGATTCAACGCGGTTACATTCTGGTACGACGCGACAAATTCCTGATTGTGACCAACATCGAAAATGGAATTCCTGCGAATCTCGTACCGACGATCGATCTGGAAGATCTCCCGAACCGAGGCAGTAATGAGCTGATTCGCATCGTCTTCGATCTGAACAGTTCGCGGGCGGAAGATCTCGTCGAAGATGTTCGCAGCCAGCTCGGACCTCAAGGCGAAGTTGTTTCCATGGGTGCGACCAACCGTCTGGTCGTCACGGGACTCGGTCAAAACCTGCGACGTGTCGATAAATTGCTGGCCGGTTCCAAATTGGCAGCTGGCCCGAACGATTTGAATTTCCGTGCGTTCACTCTCAAACATATTCCAGCTGCAGATGCCGAGCCGACGATTCGCGCATTACTCGGGGTGCAACTTTCGATGGATAGCAATTCCTCGTCTTCTTCCCGGAGCAGTAGAGGCGGTTCCGATCCCCGCTCACAATTCATGGAAATGATGGCTCAGCGGATGCGTGGTGGAGATGACGGTGGCCGTGGTCGTGGGGATTCGGGACGTTCGTCTTCTGACAGCAGTTCCTCATCAACAGCAGGACAGGCCCGTATCACAGTCGATAGCCGTACGAATAGTTTGCTGATCGCTGCCAAACAAGCCGATTTGTTAATTGTCGAACAAGCAATCGAACAAATCGATCTCCCGGCTCGAGAAGGACAGACTCAGTTCAAAGAAACGGGCGGGATGGTTCTGCGAGTTTACGAAATTGAAGAGGGCGAACTCGATGAGATTGCTCAAACGTTGATGGCGATGGTACCGGGCGTGATGATCAATGAAGATGACAGGGCAGACGTGTTGCACGTCGTCGGCACCGAAGCGGCTCAGCGGGAAATTGCAGAGTTGATTCGTACGATTATCGGTAAAGGAAGCTCGAATGATGTCGGCATCGTTCCGCTGTTCCGGCTCGATCCCGACTGGGCCTTGCTGACACTTTCCAACTTATTTGCCAACGAAGCCGAACCTCCGATTATTCAGCCCGATCTTTACGGTCAGAATCTGATTGTCCGAGGCAATTCGGATCACCTCCTGCAGGTCAAAACTTTGATACTGCAGATGTCTCAGGCAGCCGGTAATCAGCAGGAAATCTTTGGCGTGAATTCTGGTCCGGTTCGACAGATTCCACTCGGCGGCCAGGATCCCGCCGATTTATTACCGATGCTCCAGCAGATGTGGAAATCATCTGGTCGTACGCCCCTGCGAATTGTCCGACCTGAGGACCGTGAGCCTGTCCGTCAAGAGACGACTGAACCGAAGTCTCAATCAGAGGAAAACGATTCTGTTCAATTTGAACGAAATATCACACTGACAACAATTCCGGTTGTCTTTCAAGCTGAAGAAAAAGTAGAAGAACCAAAGGCAGAGGAAAAGAAGTCTCCCCCTGTCGAAGAAACAGGCATCTCGCTGACAATCATTGGAGACCAGTTAATTATTTCTGGTCAGAATGAAACCGAGTTGAATGCTCTGCAGTCGATGATCACCAAAATCCTGCAGCAATACGCGTCCAAAACCAAATGGACGATTTATTATCTGCGTTCCTCCGAAGCGACTGCGACTGCAGAAATGCTGCGTCAGTTGTTTCCCGATATTGACGTTTCCGGCACGACATCCTCTTCTTCGACCTCGTCGTTCGGCTCACGCTTGACGACTCAAGCCGCAGTCCAGCCCGTGACAGCTGAAAGCATTCGCATCATTCCTGAAACCCGCAGCAATGCCCTTTACATTTCAGGACCTGCCGATCGTGTTCGGGAGATTGAAGATGTACTCCAAGTACTCGATAGTTCCGAACTTCCCGAATCGTTTCGAAATCGAGTCGCCCGCAGTATCCCCGTAAAATATGCGAGTGTGGATGATGTCGCCGGAGTTCTCAAAGAGGTATTCGTCGATTTATTGCCGCAGCAAACACAGAGTCGACGTGGCCCGGGTGGCGGCGATGATGGCGGGACAAGTCTGGTCGCAGGCGAACTGACTCTCGGCGTCGATTCCAACACGAGCCAGATCATCGTCTCCTGCAATGAAACATTATTCCGTCAAGTTGAAGATCTAGTGAACTCTCTCGATGAAGCGGCTCGTGAAGCCAAGCGGACGGTTCGAGTTGTGAATCTCGACTACGCCAATGCCGCCGATGTTCAGAAGACCTTAGGGACACTCATTCCCAAAGTCACCTTCTCGACAAGTTCCTCTGGCCGAGTTTCGACATCAACGAGCAACTCTAACAACAGTAGTTCGAATACATCATCGGGTTCCCGAGATGGTGGCAGTGATCGCTCGTCGAGTAGCAGCGATGATTCCCGCCGACGTTTCTTTGAAGACATGATGCGTCGTCGCTCTGAAGGTGGCGGTGGCTCGCCATTTGGTGGAGGATCTCCCTTTGGTGGCAGCCGTTACGGCGGGGATCGTGGACGAGGCCGATAA
- a CDS encoding zinc ribbon domain-containing protein YjdM: MSDLPNCPECGGEFTYEDGPLLVCPTCSHEWSPANEAATAIDNATRDANGNVLENGDSVVVIKDLKYNGGVVKVGTKVKNIRIVTGDHDIDCKITGVGAMSLKSEFVKKA; the protein is encoded by the coding sequence ATGAGCGATCTCCCCAACTGCCCGGAATGCGGCGGCGAATTCACTTACGAGGACGGCCCCTTGCTCGTTTGTCCAACTTGCTCTCACGAATGGTCGCCTGCCAACGAAGCTGCCACTGCCATCGACAATGCCACGCGCGACGCGAATGGTAACGTGCTGGAAAACGGCGATTCGGTCGTCGTCATTAAAGACCTGAAATACAACGGCGGCGTTGTCAAAGTTGGCACCAAGGTGAAGAACATCCGAATTGTTACTGGCGATCACGACATTGACTGCAAAATCACTGGCGTCGGAGCGATGTCTCTGAAATCCGAATTCGTTAAAAAAGCTTAA
- a CDS encoding Gfo/Idh/MocA family protein: protein MPLTPIRIAMHGVTGRMGTNQHLIRSILPIIKQGGVKLSTGQWQQIEPILVGRDAVKLKHLAETVSMQEIGRAIEFTTNLESILLDESVEIVFDAASTNLRPEILRAAMEHGKAVYCEKPIAINANEASELVALAEKTGVKNGVVQDKLWLPGIRKLRMLRDQGFFGKILGVRAEFGYWVFSGHDQDQPPQRPSWNYRSEDGGGMMIDMFCHWEYLINDLFGPIARVLAHKTTDIAERIDESGEPYQCTADDSASALFVLKNGLTCQFNSSWTTRVRRDDLLTIQVDGTEGSAVAGLRDCWIQSLSATPRPTWNPDVPQPIHFYDNWQILPNSTEYDNAFKIQWEQFIRHCVDDADFPWTLSSAAAGVRLAEAGAISANEQIWVTL from the coding sequence ATGCCCCTCACTCCAATTCGAATTGCCATGCACGGCGTTACAGGTCGCATGGGGACAAACCAACATCTCATCCGGTCGATTCTTCCCATCATAAAGCAGGGAGGTGTCAAGCTTTCGACAGGTCAATGGCAACAAATTGAACCGATTCTCGTCGGACGGGATGCTGTGAAATTGAAGCACTTGGCCGAAACGGTTTCGATGCAGGAAATTGGACGTGCAATCGAGTTCACCACAAATCTCGAATCCATCCTGCTCGACGAGAGTGTCGAGATTGTTTTTGATGCTGCCAGTACGAATTTGAGACCAGAAATCTTGCGAGCGGCAATGGAGCACGGCAAAGCGGTCTATTGTGAAAAACCGATAGCCATCAATGCGAATGAGGCCAGCGAACTGGTCGCACTTGCTGAGAAAACGGGCGTGAAGAACGGTGTCGTCCAGGATAAATTATGGCTGCCCGGCATCCGCAAGTTGAGAATGCTGCGTGACCAGGGATTCTTTGGGAAGATTCTGGGAGTTCGTGCAGAATTCGGCTACTGGGTTTTTTCCGGACATGATCAGGATCAACCGCCGCAGCGACCTTCATGGAATTATCGCAGCGAAGATGGTGGAGGAATGATGATCGATATGTTTTGCCATTGGGAATACTTGATCAATGATTTGTTTGGCCCCATCGCACGTGTGCTGGCTCATAAGACGACCGACATTGCAGAACGCATTGACGAGTCTGGAGAGCCTTATCAGTGCACTGCTGATGATTCTGCCTCAGCCCTGTTCGTCTTGAAGAATGGACTGACGTGTCAGTTCAATAGTTCCTGGACAACCCGAGTCCGCCGCGACGACTTATTAACCATTCAGGTCGATGGCACAGAAGGATCGGCAGTGGCCGGACTGAGAGATTGCTGGATTCAAAGCCTGTCTGCAACTCCCCGGCCAACATGGAATCCGGATGTCCCACAGCCAATTCACTTTTACGACAACTGGCAAATATTGCCGAACTCAACCGAGTACGACAACGCTTTCAAGATTCAGTGGGAACAGTTTATTCGACACTGCGTCGATGACGCTGACTTCCCCTGGACACTATCCTCAGCAGCTGCGGGAGTTCGTTTAGCCGAAGCCGGTGCGATTTCCGCAAACGAACAAATCTGGGTGACTCTTTAG
- a CDS encoding homocysteine S-methyltransferase family protein, with the protein MPDSRVELMLDLEKPFLTDGGMETTLIFHEGIELPHFASITLMQTEQGREVLKNYFRSYLQLAKTYQTGFVLESVTWRASADWASPLGLTQSQLQRLNEQSVQLLEEMRAEFCDHPLPILLSGCIGPRGDGYQPGQMMTAQEAEKYHRGQTQQLVNGQADMISAMTLSYMEEGLGIARAAQSIEIPVVLSFTVETDGRLPSGELLSDVIRQVDEATGGYPLYYMINCAHPSHFLHLFEEQGEWMQRIQGLRTNASTKSHAELDESTELDIGDPHQLGRDHISLMSSLNNLKVLGGCCGTDLRHVDAIARNCL; encoded by the coding sequence ATGCCGGATAGTCGAGTTGAGTTGATGTTAGATCTGGAAAAGCCGTTCCTGACCGATGGCGGAATGGAAACGACTTTGATTTTTCATGAAGGAATCGAGTTGCCTCACTTTGCCTCAATCACATTGATGCAAACAGAGCAGGGGCGTGAGGTTCTTAAAAATTATTTTCGCAGTTATTTACAATTGGCGAAGACATACCAGACCGGTTTCGTGCTCGAAAGTGTTACGTGGCGTGCCTCGGCCGACTGGGCCTCTCCTTTAGGATTGACACAAAGTCAACTGCAGCGACTTAACGAACAAAGCGTACAACTTCTGGAAGAAATGCGGGCGGAATTCTGCGACCATCCACTTCCTATTCTATTGAGTGGGTGTATTGGGCCAAGGGGAGATGGCTATCAACCCGGTCAAATGATGACTGCTCAAGAAGCAGAAAAATATCATCGGGGACAGACTCAGCAACTGGTCAATGGGCAGGCTGATATGATCAGTGCGATGACTCTTTCCTATATGGAAGAGGGACTCGGTATTGCACGTGCTGCTCAGTCGATTGAAATTCCTGTCGTGCTCTCGTTCACAGTGGAAACCGATGGTCGGCTCCCTTCGGGAGAATTACTGTCCGACGTGATCAGGCAAGTGGATGAAGCAACTGGCGGGTATCCTCTTTATTATATGATCAATTGTGCCCACCCAAGTCACTTTCTGCATCTCTTCGAAGAGCAGGGAGAATGGATGCAGCGGATTCAAGGCCTCCGAACGAATGCATCGACGAAAAGCCACGCAGAACTTGACGAATCGACCGAACTCGATATCGGTGATCCGCATCAGTTGGGTCGAGATCATATCTCTTTGATGTCTTCTCTGAACAATTTGAAAGTTTTAGGAGGGTGCTGCGGGACGGATCTTCGTCATGTTGATGCGATCGCTCGAAATTGCCTCTAA
- a CDS encoding class I SAM-dependent DNA methyltransferase: MFLRHPYHEAMSFTVKSHALQGYSPRTNSNEPMLQRHRIQFPPQDANHLGQDEVSFHLLEDDRKTRIRFHDYDEIYQRPGLYEQVFYDRLKCSSPNKVGEILKQTLDDFGKNFSELRVLDLGAGNGIMGEVMKKYGVARLVGVDIIPEAKAACVRDRPDIYDEYYVADFTNLDNDLAEEISGWSIDCLTSVAALGFGDIPLQAFSQALSFVQTDGWVAFNIKETFLDKSDQSGFSRFIRELIASEFLDIYHMEKYRHRLSMEGTPLYYFALIAQKTADIPDDFLKRHELI; the protein is encoded by the coding sequence ATGTTTCTCAGACATCCTTATCATGAAGCCATGAGCTTCACGGTGAAGTCTCATGCTTTGCAAGGTTATTCCCCTCGAACGAATTCAAATGAACCAATGCTTCAACGACATCGCATTCAATTTCCCCCACAGGACGCCAATCACCTCGGACAGGACGAAGTCAGTTTTCACCTTCTGGAAGACGATCGAAAAACCCGTATTCGTTTTCATGATTACGACGAAATCTATCAGCGTCCCGGTTTGTATGAACAGGTCTTTTACGATCGCCTCAAATGCTCCTCTCCCAACAAAGTGGGCGAAATTCTCAAGCAGACTCTCGACGATTTCGGCAAGAATTTCAGTGAACTTCGGGTTCTCGATCTCGGAGCCGGGAACGGGATTATGGGAGAAGTGATGAAAAAATACGGCGTCGCCCGGTTAGTAGGCGTCGATATTATTCCCGAAGCAAAAGCTGCCTGTGTGCGAGACCGTCCCGATATTTATGATGAATATTATGTGGCTGATTTTACAAATCTGGATAACGATCTTGCCGAAGAAATCTCCGGCTGGTCCATCGATTGTCTGACATCAGTGGCAGCTTTAGGATTCGGAGATATCCCGTTGCAGGCTTTCAGTCAGGCACTCAGTTTCGTTCAAACAGATGGTTGGGTGGCATTCAATATCAAAGAAACCTTTCTCGACAAATCTGACCAGTCGGGATTTTCCCGGTTCATTCGTGAACTGATTGCTTCGGAATTTCTCGATATCTATCACATGGAAAAATATCGACATCGTCTTTCGATGGAAGGCACACCGCTCTATTATTTTGCGTTGATTGCACAGAAAACGGCTGATATTCCCGACGATTTCCTGAAGCGTCATGAATTGATTTGA
- a CDS encoding GlsB/YeaQ/YmgE family stress response membrane protein — MRWSSQTEHSVKGKTMGIFGVISWCIFGLIIGAIARFVMPGVQAMGWGMTLILGIVGSFVGGALSSLVSTGGSEGIVNPAGWVMSIIGALLVLFVAGKLQKS; from the coding sequence ATGAGATGGTCGAGTCAAACAGAACATTCGGTTAAAGGGAAAACGATGGGTATTTTCGGAGTCATCAGCTGGTGTATTTTTGGCTTGATCATTGGTGCTATCGCAAGATTTGTGATGCCCGGAGTTCAAGCAATGGGATGGGGGATGACATTAATCCTGGGAATCGTGGGCTCTTTTGTGGGAGGCGCATTGTCCTCTTTGGTTTCGACTGGTGGATCAGAAGGAATTGTCAATCCCGCTGGTTGGGTTATGTCAATTATTGGAGCCCTGCTTGTATTGTTTGTTGCGGGCAAATTGCAAAAGAGTTAG
- a CDS encoding glucose 1-dehydrogenase, producing the protein MKAIAVHPGKAHTMHMRDIEKPELASIPHGRGVLVKVLQVGVDATDLEISEAQYGASPQGDDFLVIGHEVFGIVEEVGDKVDHVKPGDFVACTVRRPGKSIYDTIGRSDITSEETYYERGINLRHGFMTEYFVDDAEFIVKFPGQLKEIGVLAEPASVCAKAIEQAYAAQQRLQVWEPKTAWVMGAGQIGLLATMMLKLRRLNVCTIARSPAAGNLKAEITEAFGAHYVSTKNSSLEDVAKEYGRPDLIIEATGNSMIAFQCMNVLNLNGALVLTSVTGGSRQTEIESDKINLEWVLGNKLMLGSVNGNFRHFQEGIAALALGSAMYPDTIEKLLTHPIDGMDNYKQLLPLLADSSVLKVFVNIATA; encoded by the coding sequence ATGAAAGCGATCGCCGTCCATCCGGGTAAAGCCCATACCATGCACATGCGTGATATCGAAAAACCGGAACTCGCTTCCATTCCTCATGGCCGTGGTGTGCTGGTTAAAGTGTTGCAGGTTGGAGTCGATGCCACCGATCTGGAAATCAGCGAAGCCCAGTATGGAGCCTCTCCTCAGGGCGATGATTTTCTGGTGATTGGCCATGAAGTCTTCGGAATCGTCGAAGAAGTCGGCGACAAGGTCGATCATGTCAAGCCGGGGGATTTTGTGGCCTGTACGGTCAGACGCCCCGGCAAGTCAATTTACGATACGATCGGTCGTTCCGATATTACGAGCGAGGAAACCTATTACGAACGCGGCATCAATCTGCGACATGGTTTCATGACAGAATATTTTGTCGACGACGCGGAGTTTATTGTCAAGTTTCCCGGACAGCTCAAAGAGATTGGCGTATTGGCCGAACCGGCCAGTGTGTGCGCCAAAGCGATTGAACAAGCCTATGCCGCTCAGCAGAGATTGCAGGTCTGGGAACCCAAAACGGCCTGGGTCATGGGAGCTGGACAAATCGGTTTACTTGCCACGATGATGCTCAAACTGCGTCGACTCAACGTCTGCACCATCGCTCGCTCGCCTGCAGCGGGAAATCTCAAAGCGGAAATTACGGAAGCATTCGGCGCTCATTATGTCAGTACAAAGAACAGCTCTCTGGAAGACGTTGCCAAAGAGTATGGCCGACCGGATCTGATTATCGAAGCAACTGGCAACAGCATGATTGCCTTCCAGTGCATGAACGTGCTCAACCTGAACGGGGCACTTGTTCTGACCAGTGTGACCGGAGGATCCCGTCAGACGGAAATTGAGTCCGATAAAATCAATTTGGAGTGGGTGCTCGGCAACAAACTGATGCTCGGCTCAGTCAACGGCAACTTCCGCCACTTTCAGGAAGGGATCGCAGCACTGGCCTTAGGGTCAGCCATGTATCCCGACACCATCGAAAAATTGCTGACCCACCCAATCGATGGCATGGACAACTACAAACAACTCCTGCCTCTGCTGGCTGATTCCTCCGTACTGAAAGTGTTCGTCAATATCGCCACGGCATAA
- a CDS encoding MBL fold metallo-hydrolase — MSSNAHQNNSMRESQRSENPRNEIQIGEFRLRPYSGGQYWIDGGTIFGVVPKTLWQKHYEPDSDNRILQETNCFLIETDTQKILLDTGYGTKLPEKFRTHHRIEQGNWLLDNLERHQISPESIDIVILSHLHFDHAGGCTRFNSKNELQPTFPNARYVVNHLEWDIANSQLPELRGSYIPDDFSVLEKSGQLQLVEDREMILPGITVWETGGHSVGHQSVLIESKNEGALFAGDLCATAAHQQMAWCMSYDVNLLQTRRMKTELLKMATENQWWLLFDHDPFRPALQLGV; from the coding sequence GTGTCGTCCAATGCACATCAGAATAATTCCATGAGAGAATCCCAGAGAAGTGAAAATCCGCGAAATGAAATTCAGATTGGCGAATTTCGTCTCAGGCCATATTCCGGTGGGCAATACTGGATCGATGGTGGGACGATTTTTGGAGTGGTCCCAAAAACTCTCTGGCAAAAACACTATGAACCGGACTCTGATAACCGAATTTTACAGGAAACGAATTGCTTTCTGATCGAAACCGACACTCAGAAAATCCTGCTCGACACCGGATATGGGACCAAACTTCCGGAAAAATTTCGGACGCATCATCGGATTGAGCAAGGGAACTGGCTGCTCGATAACCTGGAGCGCCATCAGATTTCCCCGGAATCCATCGACATTGTGATTCTCTCTCATTTGCACTTTGACCACGCTGGTGGATGTACGAGATTCAACTCGAAAAATGAACTCCAGCCGACGTTTCCTAATGCCCGATATGTGGTCAATCATCTGGAATGGGACATTGCCAACAGCCAGTTGCCGGAACTTCGTGGCTCGTACATCCCGGATGATTTCTCAGTTCTCGAAAAGTCTGGCCAATTACAACTGGTAGAGGATCGAGAGATGATCCTGCCTGGGATTACGGTGTGGGAAACGGGGGGGCATTCCGTGGGGCATCAGTCGGTGCTGATCGAATCGAAAAATGAGGGAGCCTTGTTTGCCGGGGATCTCTGTGCGACAGCCGCTCATCAGCAGATGGCCTGGTGCATGTCGTACGATGTGAATTTGCTGCAGACGCGACGGATGAAAACAGAATTGTTAAAAATGGCGACAGAAAATCAATGGTGGCTATTGTTTGATCATGACCCGTTTCGTCCTGCCCTCCAGTTGGGAGTGTGA